One window of the Cryptomeria japonica chromosome 7, Sugi_1.0, whole genome shotgun sequence genome contains the following:
- the LOC131856901 gene encoding cytochrome P450 703A2-like yields MRRKHLKLPPSPQRWPIVGNLLQIGRVPHLGMQKFTQKYGPLVYIHIGMVPTVLTDDPKYVKEFLLKQDHFFSSRPKNIASEHFTFGGNDIAFAPYGPHWKEVRRICLMELLSPKRIDSFRQGRIEEVQCMVKDVYRESLERKSINMRNLFGDLISNVITRMVLGQRYFGLKGAGPEIAIEHKAKIYESFSLINGFNIGDYLPFLRPSDLQGQEGQMTEIMKWVEKLYGSIIQEQTLELEKSNETEPLNFVHTLLKAKSQDNMLNMMKIKAILIDIFVAGTDTSSTTSEWTMAELLRNPKYMTKVREEIDAVVGQGRHVEESDLMNLTYLRAIVKEEGEVVQEKL; encoded by the exons ATGAGAAGAAAGCATTTGAAGCTACCTCCTAGTCCACAAAGATGGCCCATTGTGGGAAACTTGTTACAAATTGGTCGTGTTCCACATTTAGGAATGCAAAAATTTACTCAAAAATATGGCCCCCTTGTTTACATTCACATTGGAATGGTGCCTACAGTTCTGACAGATGACCCCAAATATGTAAAGGAGTTCTTATTGAAGCAAGACCATTTTTTTTCTTCAAGGCCAAAGAACATTGCTTCAGAACACTTCACATTTGGGGGCAATGACATTGCTTTTGCTCCATATGGTCCACATTGGAAGGAAGTGAGAAGAATTTGCTTAATGGAGCTTTTGAGTCCAAAGAGGATAGACTCTTTTAGACAAGGAAGAATTGAAGAAGTCCAATGCATGGTGAAGGATGTATATAGGGAATCTTTGGAACGAAAAAGTATTAACATGAGAAACCTCTTTGGGGATCTCATAAGCAATGTTATTACTAGGATGGTGTTGGGCCAAAGATATTTTGGCCTAAAAGGTGCAGGTCCTGAGATAGCTATTGAACACAAGGCCAAAATTTATGAGTCATTTTCCCTTATTAATGGATTCAATATTGGTGATTATCTTCCATTCTTGAGGCCTTCAGATCTACAAGGACAGGAAGGACAAATGACAGAAATAATGAAGTGGGTTGAAAAACTATATGGTTCAATAATTCAAGAGCAAACCCTTGAACTCGAGAAAAGCAATGAAACAGAGCCCTTGAACTTTGTTCATACACTATTAAAAGCTAAAAGTCAAGATAATATGTTGAACATGATGAAGATCAAAGCCATTCTCATT GATATATTTGTTGCAGGAACAGATACTTCTTCTACTACCAGTGAATGGACAATGGCTGAGCTCCTAAGGAATCCTAAATATATGACCAAAGTACGTGAAGAAATTGATGCGGTTGTTGGGCAAGGACGACATGTAGAAGAGtctgatttgatgaatttgacatATTTGAGGGCTATTGTTAAAGAA GAAGGAGAGGTTGTCCAGGAGAAACTCTAG